A genomic stretch from Kribbella amoyensis includes:
- a CDS encoding TIGR03943 family putative permease subunit, which yields MRRNVAGLVIVFVGAATVQLAISDTYLRYVKPNMRWMLLAAGIILIALAVVDVFADTRRKPVADDGHGHHGLPRAAWLLLIPVFALLVVDPPALGADAAQRQSPVAAKPVAPKDQSWLANSAQSDVPVALAVRDYAVWAVWESDRMKGRNFQLTGFVTPGKDGAWYVSRIGLTCCVADGTAFMVEARGQTAPPKNQWVTVTGEWAEPTKRVDGDVAALTVTEIRPVTAPANPYE from the coding sequence GTGAGACGCAACGTCGCGGGGCTCGTGATCGTGTTCGTCGGTGCGGCCACCGTGCAGCTCGCGATCTCGGACACCTACCTGCGCTACGTGAAACCGAACATGCGCTGGATGCTGCTCGCCGCCGGCATCATCCTGATCGCCTTGGCCGTCGTGGACGTGTTCGCCGACACCAGGCGGAAGCCGGTCGCCGACGACGGTCACGGACACCACGGTCTGCCCCGGGCCGCCTGGCTGCTGCTGATCCCCGTCTTCGCCTTGCTCGTCGTGGATCCGCCGGCGCTCGGTGCCGACGCCGCGCAACGGCAGTCCCCGGTCGCCGCCAAGCCGGTCGCACCGAAGGACCAGTCCTGGTTGGCGAACAGCGCCCAGAGCGACGTCCCGGTCGCGTTGGCGGTCCGCGACTACGCGGTCTGGGCCGTCTGGGAGTCCGACCGGATGAAGGGCCGCAACTTCCAGCTCACCGGCTTCGTGACACCGGGCAAGGACGGCGCCTGGTACGTCTCCCGGATCGGGCTGACCTGCTGCGTCGCCGACGGGACCGCGTTCATGGTCGAGGCCCGCGGCCAGACCGCGCCGCCGAAGAACCAGTGGGTCACCGTCACCGGCGAATGGGCCGAGCCGACCAAGCGCGTCGACGGCGACGTGGCCGCGCTGACCGTTACGGAGATCCGCCCGGTGACCGCCCCGGCGAACCCGTACGAGTAA
- a CDS encoding TIGR03842 family LLM class F420-dependent oxidoreductase has translation MEFGVVFQCDPPASEVIGLARQAELAGFSYVWTFDSHLLWQEPFVIYPQILAATERVTVGPMVTNPGTRDWTVIASQFATMNEMFGNRTICGIGRGDSALRTLGAKPGTLAQLKDCVRVVRGLARGETVTYRGQDLKFSWVSDGKLDVWVAAYGPKALALTGEVGDGYILQLADPDIAAWMIAAVRASAEKAGRDPMAIRFCVAAPAYVGDDLAHQRDQTRWFGGMVGNHVADIVARYGAAGTVPTALTDYIKGRHGYDYAEHGRAGNTHTDFVPDEVIDRFCILGPVEHHVNRLKELRELGVDQFALYLQHDEKEETLAAYGRDVIPQLPS, from the coding sequence GTGGAGTTCGGAGTGGTGTTCCAGTGTGATCCGCCCGCGTCGGAGGTGATCGGTCTGGCCCGCCAGGCCGAGCTGGCCGGCTTCTCGTACGTCTGGACGTTCGACTCGCACCTGCTCTGGCAGGAGCCGTTCGTCATCTACCCGCAGATCCTCGCCGCCACCGAGCGGGTCACCGTCGGGCCGATGGTGACGAATCCGGGCACCCGGGACTGGACCGTGATCGCTTCCCAGTTCGCGACGATGAACGAGATGTTCGGGAACCGGACGATCTGCGGGATCGGCCGCGGCGACTCGGCGCTGCGGACCCTCGGCGCGAAGCCGGGCACGCTCGCCCAACTGAAGGACTGCGTGCGGGTGGTCCGTGGGCTGGCGCGCGGCGAGACGGTGACGTACCGGGGCCAGGACCTGAAGTTCTCCTGGGTCTCCGACGGCAAGCTGGACGTCTGGGTCGCGGCGTACGGGCCGAAGGCGCTGGCCCTGACCGGCGAGGTGGGGGACGGGTACATCCTCCAGCTCGCCGATCCGGACATCGCCGCCTGGATGATCGCCGCGGTTCGCGCCTCGGCCGAGAAGGCCGGCCGGGATCCGATGGCGATCCGGTTCTGCGTCGCGGCCCCTGCGTACGTCGGGGACGACCTGGCCCACCAACGCGACCAGACCCGGTGGTTCGGCGGCATGGTCGGCAACCACGTCGCCGACATCGTCGCCCGGTACGGCGCGGCCGGCACCGTACCGACCGCGCTCACCGACTACATCAAGGGCCGGCACGGCTACGACTACGCCGAGCACGGCCGGGCCGGGAACACCCACACCGACTTCGTCCCGGACGAGGTGATCGACCGGTTCTGCATCCTCGGCCCGGTCGAGCACCACGTGAACCGGCTGAAGGAGCTCCGCGAGCTCGGCGTCGACCAGTTCGCCCTCTACCTACAGCACGACGAAAAGGAGGAGACGCTCGCGGCGTACGGCCGTGACGTCATCCCGCAGCTTCCGAGCTGA
- a CDS encoding serpin family protein — protein MDAHQVGRLTSRWIDTLPGDDSTVVSGYGVAPLIAMLGALANEPARSELLAVADSTELLPSTEELRTAVALWTNAEVPLEPGLDKVIPPELRGVLSDRDALDQWVNEQTGGLLQRMPVELTPETLLVLASALAVRTSWALPFTENERFVDGRPVWWLSRADPDLGTVRLHRTAAGPLTAITVRGTGEVDVRLVVGEPGASRSAVLGAGLALADSGAGAEELLGGTAAPGVKVIESMAPRPAVLLGVPYFEVDAEHDLLATPEVFGLAAASDPSRGHFPGVSPMPLAVSQAKQAVMARFSAKGFEAAAVTAMPMAAGSAPMPGAKALWIDLDRPFGFIAVHRPTGLPLVAGWTTSSAYKVAGR, from the coding sequence GTGGATGCTCACCAAGTCGGCCGTCTGACCTCCCGCTGGATCGACACGCTCCCCGGTGACGACAGCACCGTCGTCTCCGGGTACGGCGTCGCCCCGCTCATCGCGATGCTCGGCGCGCTCGCCAATGAGCCGGCGCGCTCCGAGTTGCTCGCTGTCGCCGACTCCACCGAGCTGCTCCCGAGTACCGAGGAACTGCGCACAGCGGTTGCCCTGTGGACGAACGCGGAGGTGCCGCTCGAACCAGGGCTCGACAAGGTGATCCCGCCCGAGCTGCGCGGCGTACTGTCCGACCGGGATGCGCTGGACCAGTGGGTGAACGAGCAGACGGGCGGTCTGTTGCAGCGGATGCCGGTGGAGCTCACACCGGAGACGCTGCTCGTGCTGGCGTCCGCGCTGGCGGTGCGTACCTCGTGGGCGTTGCCGTTCACGGAGAACGAGCGGTTCGTCGACGGTCGGCCCGTGTGGTGGTTGTCCCGCGCCGACCCGGATCTCGGCACGGTACGGCTCCACCGGACCGCGGCCGGGCCGTTGACTGCGATCACGGTGCGGGGGACCGGTGAGGTCGACGTCCGCCTGGTCGTCGGGGAGCCGGGTGCGTCGCGTTCCGCCGTACTGGGTGCCGGGTTGGCGCTCGCGGACTCCGGTGCGGGTGCTGAGGAGTTGCTGGGCGGTACGGCGGCGCCGGGAGTCAAGGTGATCGAGTCGATGGCGCCGCGGCCCGCTGTCCTGCTCGGGGTGCCGTACTTCGAGGTCGACGCCGAGCACGATCTGCTGGCGACGCCCGAGGTGTTCGGGTTGGCGGCCGCGTCGGACCCGAGTCGCGGGCACTTCCCGGGGGTGAGCCCGATGCCGTTGGCGGTGAGTCAGGCCAAGCAGGCCGTGATGGCGCGGTTCTCGGCGAAGGGGTTCGAGGCGGCCGCGGTGACCGCGATGCCGATGGCGGCCGGTTCCGCGCCGATGCCGGGTGCCAAGGCCTTGTGGATCGACCTGGACCGCCCGTTCGGCTTCATCGCGGTGCACCGGCCGACGGGGCTGCCCCTGGTGGCCGGGTGGACCACGTCCTCGGCGTACAAGGTCGCCGGCCGCTGA
- a CDS encoding permease: MSTPAESAEALDPAVAADAGHAEDTDHQHPDHDPPKEPAGSSIVFTVTLVILVGLALFGRKLFAGLFTDDGVRTWATMFVGVTVQALPFLVLGVLLSAALTAFVPASFFAKALPKHPALAVPVASASGVVLPGCECASVPVSAALMSRGVTPAAALAFLLSAPAINPVVLASTAVAFPGQPKVVLARAVTSLGVSMILGWLWLATGRGSSWLRMPKNRHADGTSKADVFRSSMLHDFLHAGGFLVIGAAAAATLNVVVPREWLDHVAGNLLLSVLVLGLLAVLLAICSEADAFVAASLTQFSLTARLAFMVVGPIVDVKLIALQAGTFGPKFAARFAPATFLVAVVSSLLVGWWLL, encoded by the coding sequence ATGAGTACGCCCGCCGAGTCCGCTGAGGCCCTGGATCCCGCGGTCGCGGCCGACGCCGGGCACGCCGAGGACACCGACCACCAGCATCCGGATCACGATCCGCCGAAGGAGCCGGCCGGGTCGTCGATCGTGTTCACGGTGACCTTGGTGATCCTGGTCGGGCTCGCGTTGTTCGGGCGGAAGTTGTTCGCCGGGCTGTTCACCGACGACGGGGTACGGACCTGGGCCACGATGTTCGTCGGTGTGACCGTCCAAGCGCTGCCGTTCCTGGTCCTCGGCGTACTCCTCTCCGCAGCGCTCACCGCCTTCGTCCCGGCGTCGTTCTTCGCCAAGGCGCTCCCCAAGCACCCGGCTCTCGCCGTACCGGTCGCCAGCGCGTCGGGGGTCGTGCTCCCCGGGTGCGAGTGCGCCTCGGTACCGGTCTCGGCCGCGCTGATGAGTCGAGGGGTGACTCCGGCGGCGGCACTCGCGTTCCTGCTCTCCGCGCCCGCGATCAATCCGGTCGTGCTGGCGTCCACGGCGGTCGCGTTCCCCGGGCAGCCGAAGGTGGTTCTGGCGCGGGCGGTGACGAGTCTCGGGGTTTCGATGATCCTCGGCTGGCTCTGGCTCGCGACCGGGCGCGGAAGCTCCTGGTTGCGGATGCCGAAGAACCGGCATGCCGACGGGACCAGCAAGGCGGACGTGTTCCGCTCCTCGATGCTGCACGACTTCCTGCATGCCGGCGGCTTCCTGGTCATCGGGGCTGCCGCCGCGGCCACGCTCAACGTCGTCGTTCCGCGCGAGTGGCTCGATCACGTCGCCGGCAATCTGCTGCTGTCCGTGCTCGTCCTCGGTCTGCTCGCGGTGCTGCTCGCGATCTGTTCGGAGGCGGACGCGTTCGTCGCCGCCAGCCTCACGCAGTTCTCACTCACCGCGCGACTCGCGTTCATGGTGGTCGGGCCGATCGTGGACGTGAAGCTGATCGCGTTGCAGGCGGGCACGTTCGGCCCCAAGTTCGCGGCCCGGTTCGCGCCGGCGACCTTCCTGGTCGCCGTGGTGTCCAGTCTTCTCGTCGGATGGTGGTTGCTGTGA
- the hydA gene encoding dihydropyrimidinase, with product MSLLVRGGTVVGPTGTQVADVLVDGERIVALFDPGYRQPVQADEVIDASGKYVIPGGIDAHTHMELPFGGTAASDTFETGTRAAAWGGTTTIIDFAVQRTGEIVQDGLAAWHAKADGNCHIDYAFHMILGGVDTDALKAMDQLVADEGITSFKLFMAYPGVFYSDDGQILRAMQTARDNGALVMMHAENGIAIDVLVQQALSRGETDPVYHGITRPAALETEATSRAIALAEVARDCPLYIVHLSASGALEAVAAARDKGRNVFAETCPQYLYLTLEDQLGAPGFEGAKWVCSTPLRSKHESHQRDLWKGLRSNDLAIVSTDHCPFCFKDQKELGLGDFSKIPNGIGGVEHRVDLVYQGVVDGKISLERWVETIATTPARMFGLYPRKGVIQPGADGDLVVYDPNGTTRIGVATHHMNMDHSAYEGFEIAGHVDTVISRGTVIVADGNYHGRKGHGRYLRRGLSSYLV from the coding sequence ATGTCGTTGCTGGTCAGAGGTGGGACGGTGGTCGGGCCGACCGGGACCCAGGTCGCCGACGTACTGGTGGACGGCGAGCGGATCGTCGCGTTGTTCGATCCGGGGTACCGTCAACCGGTGCAGGCCGACGAGGTGATCGATGCCTCGGGCAAGTACGTGATCCCGGGCGGGATCGACGCGCACACGCACATGGAGCTGCCGTTCGGCGGGACCGCGGCGAGCGACACGTTCGAGACCGGGACCCGGGCCGCGGCCTGGGGCGGGACCACGACGATCATCGACTTCGCGGTGCAGCGGACCGGCGAGATCGTCCAGGACGGGCTGGCCGCCTGGCACGCGAAGGCGGACGGCAACTGCCACATCGACTACGCGTTCCACATGATCCTCGGTGGCGTCGACACCGACGCGCTGAAGGCGATGGACCAGCTGGTCGCCGACGAGGGCATCACCAGCTTCAAGCTGTTCATGGCGTACCCGGGCGTCTTCTACTCCGACGACGGCCAGATCCTGCGGGCGATGCAGACCGCGCGGGACAACGGCGCGCTGGTGATGATGCACGCGGAGAACGGGATCGCCATCGACGTCCTGGTCCAGCAGGCCCTGTCCCGCGGCGAGACGGACCCGGTCTACCACGGGATCACCCGGCCGGCCGCGCTCGAGACGGAGGCGACCAGTCGCGCGATCGCACTCGCCGAGGTCGCCCGGGACTGCCCGCTGTACATCGTCCACCTGTCCGCGAGCGGTGCCCTGGAAGCGGTCGCGGCCGCCCGGGACAAGGGCCGGAACGTGTTCGCCGAGACCTGCCCGCAGTACCTCTATCTCACCCTGGAGGACCAGCTCGGCGCGCCCGGGTTCGAGGGGGCGAAGTGGGTCTGTTCGACGCCGCTGCGGAGCAAGCACGAGTCGCACCAGCGGGACCTGTGGAAGGGGCTGCGCAGCAACGACCTGGCGATCGTGTCCACCGACCACTGCCCGTTCTGCTTCAAGGACCAGAAGGAGCTCGGTCTCGGCGACTTCTCCAAGATCCCGAACGGGATCGGTGGCGTCGAGCACCGGGTGGACCTGGTCTACCAGGGCGTGGTGGACGGCAAGATCTCGCTGGAGCGCTGGGTGGAGACGATCGCGACCACGCCGGCCCGGATGTTCGGGCTGTACCCGCGCAAGGGCGTGATCCAGCCCGGCGCCGACGGCGACCTGGTCGTCTACGACCCGAACGGGACCACCCGGATCGGGGTCGCGACGCACCACATGAACATGGACCACTCGGCCTACGAGGGGTTCGAGATCGCCGGTCACGTGGACACGGTGATCTCCCGCGGCACCGTGATCGTGGCCGATGGCAATTACCACGGCCGGAAGGGACACGGTCGGTACCTGCGCCGCGGGTTGTCGTCGTACCTGGTCTGA
- a CDS encoding PhzF family phenazine biosynthesis protein gives MSTVAVDVVRVFVDPSGDFGNPLGIVDGTRVPPADRRELAARLGYSETVYVDDPATGRLQIFAATGEMAFAGHPTVGVAWWLRTQGYPADVLHVPAGEVPVRHDGDLTSVRAHATWGSTFEWHQLPTPDDVLAADPAQYEAGHTFLWSWQDEQQGTIRARMFAPAMGVREDEATGSAVTQLTARLGRDLTVVQGAGSHLLTTYLDPDWVTVGGRVTVAAPRTLDY, from the coding sequence GTGTCCACCGTCGCCGTCGATGTCGTCCGGGTCTTCGTCGACCCGTCCGGGGATTTCGGCAACCCGCTCGGCATCGTCGACGGCACCCGAGTACCACCCGCGGACCGCCGAGAACTAGCGGCCCGCCTCGGCTACAGCGAGACCGTGTACGTCGACGATCCCGCGACCGGCCGTCTCCAGATCTTCGCCGCCACCGGCGAGATGGCGTTCGCCGGCCACCCCACCGTCGGCGTCGCGTGGTGGCTCCGCACCCAGGGGTACCCGGCCGACGTCCTCCACGTCCCGGCCGGCGAGGTCCCGGTCCGCCATGACGGCGATCTCACCTCGGTCCGTGCCCACGCGACCTGGGGCAGCACCTTTGAATGGCACCAGCTCCCCACTCCGGACGATGTGCTCGCCGCCGACCCCGCGCAGTACGAGGCGGGTCATACCTTCCTCTGGTCCTGGCAGGACGAGCAGCAGGGAACCATCCGGGCTCGGATGTTCGCCCCGGCGATGGGGGTCCGCGAGGACGAGGCCACCGGGTCCGCGGTGACCCAGTTGACCGCGCGGCTCGGCCGCGACCTCACCGTCGTCCAGGGCGCCGGCTCGCACCTGCTCACCACCTACCTCGACCCCGACTGGGTCACCGTCGGCGGCCGGGTCACCGTGGCCGCTCCGCGCACGCTCGACTACTGA
- a CDS encoding serpin family protein — protein MDTDVVRAVTTLTSRWARTLPPGNSVVSGLGLWPLLALLASAADEPGRAELAEAAGVDPGTAAGQAVELIRVVDGASDLQAALGIWLHQQLKLSESFDSVIPVEVTGALTGDLAADKAKLDAWAAEHTDNLIREMPIEVTPDLMVVLASALSLRTTWVQAFKEQIRRVYDGPWSGGAWHWLDRVDQDLDAVRVHETPAGRLTVITVRGDADVDVLLGIGTPQASQPDVLAGLLEAALEPQSGQSGSALLELGQPGDELAPALRLGQTTSRHPEVKLSLPSFSVQAEHDLMAQRDLFGLTTVTTDPGPSGHFSAISPDPLVVGQAKQTVLARFFATGFEAAAVTAMGMMRTSMPTTQSRRLEATLDRPFAFTAVHRATRLPVVTGWLSQPTEPE, from the coding sequence ATGGACACCGACGTCGTACGCGCAGTCACCACGCTGACCTCCCGTTGGGCCCGCACGCTTCCCCCGGGCAACTCGGTCGTGTCCGGGCTCGGTCTCTGGCCACTGCTGGCTCTGCTCGCTTCCGCGGCGGACGAGCCAGGGCGCGCCGAGCTGGCCGAGGCGGCCGGCGTCGATCCTGGAACCGCGGCCGGGCAGGCCGTCGAGCTGATTCGCGTGGTCGACGGTGCGAGCGATCTGCAGGCGGCGTTGGGGATCTGGTTGCATCAGCAGTTGAAGCTGAGCGAGTCCTTCGACAGCGTCATCCCGGTCGAGGTGACCGGCGCGCTGACCGGTGACCTGGCCGCGGACAAGGCGAAGCTCGACGCCTGGGCGGCCGAGCACACCGACAACCTGATCCGGGAGATGCCGATCGAGGTGACCCCGGACCTGATGGTGGTGCTCGCGTCCGCTCTGTCCCTGCGAACCACCTGGGTGCAGGCGTTCAAGGAGCAGATCCGGCGCGTGTACGACGGCCCGTGGTCCGGCGGAGCGTGGCACTGGCTGGACCGCGTCGACCAGGACCTCGACGCCGTCCGCGTCCACGAGACCCCGGCCGGCCGCCTGACCGTGATCACGGTCCGCGGCGACGCCGACGTGGATGTCCTGCTCGGGATCGGTACCCCGCAAGCCTCGCAACCCGACGTACTGGCCGGCCTCCTGGAAGCCGCCCTCGAGCCGCAGTCCGGCCAGTCCGGATCAGCGCTCCTCGAGCTCGGCCAACCGGGTGACGAGCTCGCCCCGGCCCTGCGCCTCGGCCAGACCACCTCGCGTCATCCTGAGGTGAAGCTCTCCCTCCCGTCCTTCAGCGTCCAGGCCGAGCACGACCTGATGGCCCAGCGCGACCTCTTCGGCCTCACCACGGTGACGACCGACCCCGGCCCGAGCGGCCACTTCAGCGCGATCAGCCCCGACCCCCTGGTCGTCGGCCAAGCCAAGCAAACCGTCCTCGCCCGCTTCTTCGCCACCGGGTTCGAAGCCGCCGCGGTCACCGCCATGGGCATGATGCGAACGTCCATGCCCACCACCCAGTCCCGCCGCCTCGAAGCAACCCTGGACCGCCCCTTCGCCTTCACAGCAGTCCACCGCGCAACCCGCCTCCCCGTAGTCACCGGCTGGCTGTCCCAACCCACCGAACCGGAGTAG
- a CDS encoding nitrilase-related carbon-nitrogen hydrolase has translation MAEVVRAALVQTNWTGDQESMIKAHEEYARQAAAQGARVICFQELFYGPYFCQLQDPKFYEYAESVPGPTVERFQALAAELGLVTVLPVYEQEQEGVLYNTAAVIDADGKYLGKYRKTHIPQVKGFWEKFYFRPGNLGYPVFDTAVGRIGVYICYDRHFPEGWRALGLAGAKIVFNPSATSRGLSSYLWKLEQPASAVANEYFVGAINRVGIESDLGDNDFYGTSYFVDPEGKFVGDVGHDHDPELIVRDLDLELLATVRDRWQFYRDRRPDAYGDLTAP, from the coding sequence ATGGCTGAGGTCGTACGGGCGGCGCTGGTCCAGACGAACTGGACGGGGGACCAGGAGTCGATGATCAAGGCGCACGAGGAGTACGCGCGGCAGGCGGCGGCCCAGGGAGCGCGGGTGATCTGCTTCCAGGAGCTCTTCTACGGGCCGTACTTCTGCCAGCTGCAGGATCCGAAGTTCTACGAATACGCCGAGTCGGTGCCGGGGCCCACCGTGGAGCGGTTCCAGGCACTCGCCGCGGAGCTCGGCCTGGTCACGGTGCTGCCGGTGTACGAGCAGGAGCAGGAAGGCGTGCTCTACAACACCGCCGCCGTGATCGATGCTGACGGCAAGTACCTCGGGAAGTACCGGAAGACGCACATCCCACAGGTGAAGGGGTTCTGGGAGAAGTTCTACTTCCGCCCGGGCAACCTCGGGTACCCGGTCTTCGACACCGCGGTCGGCCGGATCGGCGTGTACATCTGCTACGACCGGCACTTCCCCGAGGGCTGGCGGGCACTGGGCCTGGCGGGAGCCAAGATCGTGTTCAACCCGTCGGCGACCAGTCGCGGGTTGTCGTCGTACCTGTGGAAGCTGGAGCAGCCGGCCTCGGCGGTCGCCAACGAGTACTTCGTCGGCGCGATCAACCGGGTCGGGATCGAGTCCGACCTCGGCGACAACGACTTCTACGGCACGTCCTACTTCGTCGACCCCGAGGGCAAGTTCGTCGGCGACGTCGGGCACGACCACGATCCCGAGCTGATCGTCCGCGACCTCGACCTGGAGCTGCTGGCCACGGTCCGGGACCGTTGGCAGTTCTACCGGGACCGCCGCCCGGACGCGTACGGGGACCTCACCGCACCGTAG
- a CDS encoding carbohydrate ABC transporter permease gives MAGIQRSSADRTGSVIRYVVLAIGALLFLLPFYLLVRNGLSTEQDITSPSWKLFPSSLQWSNLPDLFRDPTVPMARSLLNSLVISVIQTIGVLVISGLAGYGLARIPFRYANAVFYFILATLLIPAAVTFVPSFVLVSTLGWVSTLRGLIVPGLFQAFATFLFRQYFLGFPRELEEAAQLDGTAYWGTFWRIVVPNSKGFVAAIGTITFIGSWNAFLWPLVIAPDQDAWTVQIALSTFLTAQTINLPQLFIAATIAILPLVVMFVFLQRWIVQGVERSGISE, from the coding sequence ATGGCCGGCATCCAGCGCTCCTCGGCGGACCGGACCGGCTCGGTGATCCGGTACGTCGTGCTCGCGATCGGCGCCCTGCTGTTCCTGCTGCCGTTCTACCTGCTCGTCCGCAACGGGCTGTCGACCGAGCAGGACATCACCTCGCCGTCGTGGAAGCTGTTCCCCTCGTCCCTGCAGTGGAGCAACCTGCCCGACCTCTTCCGCGATCCCACCGTGCCGATGGCGCGGTCGTTGCTGAACTCGCTGGTGATCTCGGTGATCCAGACGATCGGCGTCCTGGTGATCTCCGGCCTGGCGGGGTACGGCCTGGCCCGGATCCCGTTCCGGTACGCGAACGCGGTGTTCTACTTCATCCTGGCGACGCTGCTGATCCCGGCCGCGGTGACGTTCGTCCCCAGCTTCGTCCTGGTGTCCACGCTCGGGTGGGTCAGCACGTTGCGCGGCCTGATCGTGCCCGGGTTGTTCCAGGCGTTCGCGACCTTCCTGTTCCGCCAGTACTTCCTCGGTTTCCCGCGGGAACTCGAGGAGGCGGCCCAGCTCGACGGGACGGCGTACTGGGGGACGTTCTGGCGGATCGTGGTGCCGAACTCGAAGGGGTTCGTCGCCGCGATCGGCACGATCACCTTCATCGGCTCGTGGAACGCGTTCCTCTGGCCGCTGGTGATCGCGCCGGACCAGGACGCCTGGACGGTCCAGATCGCGCTGTCCACCTTCCTCACCGCGCAAACGATCAACCTGCCGCAGCTGTTCATCGCGGCCACGATCGCGATCTTGCCTCTGGTGGTGATGTTCGTCTTCCTGCAACGTTGGATCGTGCAGGGCGTCGAACGCTCTGGCATCAGTGAGTGA
- a CDS encoding FAD-binding oxidoreductase, whose translation MTFDSDLIGLLRGEVSGPVLGPGDEGFTEEVAAQNTAVLHTPDVAVGVTSEEDVAAVVRIAAASGTPVRVLATGHGSATPVTGGILVTTRRLGGVTVDPETRIAHIGAGCRWDEVIAAAAEHGLAPITGASDNVGCIGYTLGGGLGPLARTYGFSSDWARGFRLVTADGQIRTVTGDEHPDLFWALRGGKGGFGIVTAMDFELVELTTLYGGAAFFDADQIAPVFGKWVDWTKTLPETATTSVVILRLPPLEFIPEPLRGKTVLSVRFAFIGDAADGEKLFQPIRDAGVSLIDLVAEMPADRIAMIHNDPKDPGPTWDRGQLLDDLDAGFAPAFLGAAGPEQRVPFVAIEIRHLGGATARDVPEGSAVGGRGGAYTLMLIGAPDPSLRPIFPDAAEQLLAPLRPWISAETTINYAGGLTVPGTYEASWPPATFARLAEIRATYDPDTVFPYGPVSSEAAG comes from the coding sequence GTGACATTCGACAGCGACCTGATCGGCCTGCTCCGCGGTGAGGTGAGCGGCCCGGTCCTCGGTCCGGGCGACGAAGGTTTCACCGAGGAGGTGGCCGCGCAGAACACCGCGGTCCTGCACACCCCGGACGTGGCGGTCGGCGTGACGTCGGAGGAGGACGTCGCGGCGGTGGTACGGATCGCCGCCGCGAGCGGGACCCCGGTCCGCGTACTCGCCACCGGCCACGGCTCGGCCACGCCGGTCACGGGCGGCATCCTGGTCACCACCCGGCGGCTCGGCGGAGTCACCGTCGACCCCGAGACCCGGATCGCCCACATCGGTGCCGGCTGCCGCTGGGACGAGGTGATCGCCGCGGCCGCCGAGCACGGCCTCGCGCCGATCACCGGTGCCTCGGACAACGTCGGCTGTATCGGGTACACGCTCGGCGGCGGCCTGGGTCCGCTCGCCAGGACGTACGGTTTCTCGTCGGACTGGGCGCGCGGGTTCCGCCTCGTCACCGCCGACGGACAGATCCGCACCGTCACCGGCGACGAGCACCCGGATCTGTTCTGGGCGCTCCGTGGTGGCAAGGGCGGGTTCGGCATCGTGACGGCGATGGACTTCGAACTGGTCGAGCTGACCACGCTGTACGGCGGGGCGGCGTTCTTCGACGCGGACCAGATCGCGCCCGTGTTCGGCAAGTGGGTGGACTGGACCAAGACGCTGCCGGAGACGGCGACCACGTCGGTGGTGATTCTGCGGCTGCCCCCGCTGGAGTTCATTCCCGAACCGTTGCGGGGCAAGACCGTCCTCAGCGTGCGGTTCGCGTTCATCGGCGACGCGGCCGACGGCGAGAAGCTGTTCCAGCCGATCCGGGACGCGGGCGTGAGCCTGATCGACCTGGTCGCGGAGATGCCGGCGGACCGGATCGCGATGATCCACAACGACCCCAAGGACCCCGGCCCGACCTGGGATCGCGGGCAGCTGCTCGACGACCTGGACGCCGGCTTCGCGCCCGCGTTCCTCGGTGCGGCCGGTCCGGAGCAGCGGGTGCCGTTCGTCGCGATCGAGATCCGGCACCTCGGCGGAGCCACGGCGCGCGACGTCCCCGAGGGCAGCGCGGTCGGCGGACGCGGCGGGGCGTACACGCTGATGCTGATCGGCGCCCCGGATCCGAGCCTGCGCCCGATCTTCCCGGACGCGGCCGAGCAGTTGCTCGCGCCGCTGCGCCCGTGGATCTCGGCCGAGACCACGATCAACTACGCGGGCGGCCTGACGGTACCGGGCACGTACGAGGCGTCCTGGCCACCGGCAACCTTCGCCCGCCTGGCCGAGATCCGCGCGACCTACGACCCGGACACGGTGTTCCCGTACGGCCCGGTCAGCTCGGAAGCTGCGGGATGA
- a CDS encoding SRPBCC family protein yields MRFESSVTVHAPRERVWEVFSDVAHWPDWTPTVDSVERLDEGPIHVGARTRIRQPKLPVAIWEVTELVEGEYFAWVSTAPGIRTTGGHRVEEAADGTVVATSTIVQEGPLGWLFGKLYANLTNRYITLEGESLKKICEQQ; encoded by the coding sequence ATGCGCTTCGAATCCTCGGTCACCGTGCACGCTCCCCGCGAACGCGTCTGGGAGGTGTTCAGCGACGTCGCCCACTGGCCCGACTGGACCCCGACGGTCGACTCGGTCGAACGCCTCGACGAGGGCCCGATCCACGTCGGCGCCCGGACCCGCATCCGGCAGCCGAAACTCCCGGTCGCGATCTGGGAGGTCACCGAACTCGTCGAAGGCGAGTACTTCGCCTGGGTCTCGACCGCACCGGGCATCCGGACCACCGGCGGTCACCGCGTCGAGGAGGCAGCCGACGGGACGGTCGTCGCGACGTCGACGATCGTCCAGGAAGGCCCCCTCGGCTGGCTCTTCGGCAAGCTCTACGCAAACCTCACCAACCGCTACATCACCCTCGAAGGCGAAAGCCTCAAGAAGATCTGCGAACAGCAGTAG